The following coding sequences lie in one Eremothecium sinecaudum strain ATCC 58844 chromosome IV, complete sequence genomic window:
- a CDS encoding HDR194Wp (Non-syntenic homolog of Kluyveromyces lactis KLLA0A12045g) has protein sequence MGLTDSEGTASRLMSAGYSVMSVDVIDNVVGSTEGLFGRTLGRLSSAAQTDPSDSNYLITMSDGKDLVVALNLLPTKLETFVDTIASSASNPGSAFLLEPAEDVLAKRDCGNDCKVIEGQVIQWVGVTAHVVDRDRTAEYLRLSEADRMHLARPAMAAIIDGNRDKVCYHAFKDPRNQDKVECSYMHENMAFIAEVYVNQFGGLDGDCWDACSPEDEQIIVPEL, from the coding sequence ATGGGCTTAACTGATAGTGAAGGTACCGCTAGTAGGCTTATGTCGGCTGGGTATTCGGTGATGTCTGTCGACGTCATTGATAACGTGGTTGGCTCAACAGAAGGGCTTTTTGGTCGCACTCTAGGCCGTTTAAGCAGCGCAGCCCAGACAGATCCTAGTGACTCAAACTACTTGATAACAATGTCCGACGGCAAGGACCTGGTAGTTGCGTTAAACTTGCTGCCAACCAAACTGGAGACGTTTGTGGACACTATTGCGTCTTCTGCATCAAATCCGGGGTCTGCATTTTTGCTAGAACCCGCTGAAGATGTGTTGGCCAAACGTGATTGTGGGAATGACTGTAAAGTAATCGAAGGTCAAGTGATCCAATGGGTTGGGGTCACGGCGCACGTTGTTGATCGTGACCGCACAGCTGAATACCTGCGACTATCTGAGGCAGACAGGATGCACCTGGCAAGACCGGCTATGGCGGCTATTATTGATGGAAACAGGGACAAGGTATGCTACCATGCGTTTAAAGATCCTCGGAACCAAGACAAGGTTGAATGCAGTTACATGCATGAAAACATGGCGTTTATTGCCGAGGTGTATGTTAACCAGTTTGGCGGTCTCGACGGGGACTGCTGGGACGCGTGCTCACCGGAGGATGAACAAATCATTGTTCCAGAGTTGTAG